Proteins encoded within one genomic window of Agelaius phoeniceus isolate bAgePho1 chromosome Z, bAgePho1.hap1, whole genome shotgun sequence:
- the RAD23B gene encoding UV excision repair protein RAD23 homolog B, producing MQITLKTLQQQTFRIDIDPEETVKALKEKIESERGKDAFPVAGQKLIYAGKILNDETALKEYKIDEKNFVVVMVTKPKAAAGVTQPSNATSTVGSTTAAPTAVAAPIPVPAPVPAPVPPPPVPDAVACEPAPVSAPKEETPEEKPPEAPAALSPSSIDSTTGDTSRSNLFEDAISALVTGQSYENMVTEIMSMGYEREQVIAALRASFNNPDRAVEYLLMGIPGDNQAVADPPQPPSTGASQSSAVAAAVATIPTTTSSLGGHPLEFLRNQPQFQQMRQIIQQNPSLLPALLQQIGRENPQLLQQISQHQEHFIHMLNEPVLESRQGLSGSDDGASTGGIGDVGNAHMNYIQVTPQEKEAIERLKALGFPEGLVIQAYFACEKNENLAANFLLQQNFDED from the exons ATGCAGATCACGCTGAAGACGCTGCAGCAGCAGACCTTCCGCATCGACATCGACCCCGAGGAGACG GTGAAGGCACTGAAAGAGAAGATTGAATCAGAAAGGGGGAAAGATGCCTTTCCAGTAGCTGGCCAAAAACTAATTTATGCAG GTAAAATCCTTAATGATGAAACTGCTCTTAAAGAATACAAGATAGATGAGAAGAACTTTGTGGTGGTTATGGTGACAAAA cccaaagcagcagctggagtgACTCAGCCGTCAAATGCCACTTCCACTGTTGGCTCAACaactgcagctcccacagcagtTGCTGCACCAAtccctgttcctgcccctgtgccagctcctgtccctccacCACCAGTACCAGATGCAGTGGCTTGTGAACCAGCACCTGTGAGTGCTCCGAAAGAGGAGACGCCAGAAGAAAAACCACCTGAGGCACCAGCTGCTCTCAGTCCATCATCAATTGACAG TACAACAGGTGATACATCTCGATCAAATCTTTTTGAGGATGCTATAAGTGCACTTG TGACTGGTCAGTCCTATGAGAACATGGTGACTGAGATCATGTCCATGGGCTACGAGCGGGAGCAGGTGATTGCAGCACTGAGGGCCAGCTTCAACAACCCTGACAGAGCAGTGGAATACCTTCTGATG GGTATACCTGGAGATAATCAGGCTGTGGCTGACCCCCCTCAACCACCAAGCACTGGCGCGTCTCAGTCttcagcagtggcagcagcagtagcaaccATACCCACGACTACTAGCTCACTAGGAG GACACCCACTTGAGTTTTTACGAAATCAGCCTCAGTTCCAACAGATGAGACAAATTATCCAGCAAAATCCTTCCCTGTTGCCAGCATTGCTTCAGCAAATTGGAAGGGAAAACCCCCAACTACTGCAG CAAATAAGCCAGCACCAGGAACATTTTATTCACATGTTGAATGAGCCAGTTCTAGAGTCTCGCCAAGGTTTAAGTGGCAGTGATGATGGTGCCAGCACTGGAGGAATAGGAGATGTTGGGAATGCTCATATGAACTACATTCAAGTAACACCTCAGGAAAAGGAAGCTATAGAAAGG